In Drosophila busckii strain San Diego stock center, stock number 13000-0081.31 chromosome 3R, ASM1175060v1, whole genome shotgun sequence, the sequence ATAAGAAAAAACTCACTCACTGCTCACTGTGTGGGGCGTATGCCGAACGAcacagagagagcgatagtgagtgagaaagagagcgagccaCCACCAACACACAAAAGAGCGACAGATTTTTAGCGTTTAACTTGAcacgagctgcagcagcagcagcagcagcagcatctggcAGCAACCCCTCGAACTCATTTACGTTTCAACGTTGTCAGCGTACAGAGCAGTGTGTCGCGCGCGCGGATTacgctcaacagcagcagcagcaatatctatcccagcagcaacagctttggTTCTTTTGCATTACGGCGCCGGCAACATTGACAGTCGATTGGCTGCCAGCAAGCAGACAACAACACGCAGCGGCAAGTGCTCCACTGCTCTCAAGTGTCTAGTGCATATAGCAATTAGTGTTTTGTTAGTGACAAGTGTGACAAGTGTTACGACATGGTGATGTTGCAATCGCCAGCACAAAAGCTTAACAGCGACAACATTGGCTCACAGCCCACAGCGGTTGGTGGCCTAATGAGTCCCAATTCGCATCCCGATTCGCCCAAGTCCAACACCTCGCCGGAGTTGGCCAACAcgggcggcaacagcaacagcaatagcaacaacagcagcagcagcaacagcgagcTGCTCaacgtcaacagcagcagcgccaacgcTACTGCAGCCAAAATACCCAAATTCATTATCAGCGCCAGTGCTCAGTGCGTTAAACAGGAGCAGGATCTGCGCTTTAATATTGAGCGCTTGAAGCAAATGAGCAGCGAAGGCAGCTTGCTGAGTCGTCTCAGTCCCAATGCCGAGCAGCAGGATAAGGAAAAgtccaacaacaataacaacagcagcaacaataataataatattattaatgcgCGTCGCTCGCAGTCGCCACCCAGCGCTGGTGGTTTCAACTTGCCTGTACAGCAACGCAAACTGCTGGAACTTAATGCTGTGCGTCATTTGGCGCGTCCGGAGCCACTGCAGCATCCGCATgccgcgctgctgcagcaacatccACATCTGCTGCAAAATCCACAATTTctagctgccgctgcagcacaacagcaacatatgcagcagcagcagcaacatcaacatcatcatcaccagcaTCATCATCCAGCGCATCCACATGCGCATTTGCCTGCTGGCGCTGTCTTCCAACTGCGTGCGCCCGTTGCGCCGCCCTCACCAGCTGCATCGCCTTTGTCGCCACCCACTTCTCCAGGCAGTGGCGCTGCCCAGCATACACCCGTCGATCCAACAGTCAATCTGCCACCTGCGCCACATTCCAGCCAAACAGCCGCAGCACCGCAGCCGCCTTCATCAGCTGCAGCCAGCGACATGGACTTGGAGCGCATTAAGCTGGTTGCTGCGGTAGCCAACGCACGCtccaaccagcagcagcagcagcaacagcaacaacaacagcaagcgccCTGCCCTGCCactgcgagcagcagcagcagcacttctCCACCCACTGGCCGCGATTTAAGTGATTACGGCTTTAGAATACAATTGGGTGGCCTGgcggccgcagcagctgccgccgcagccACTTCAAggcaaattgctgcagctaattATGCACGCAGTGATACGAGCGAAGAACTCAATGTGGATGGCAACGATGAGGACAGCAATGATGGCTCCGGTTCGCATAGCACGCCGTCGGTAAGTCGCtgcagctttcaatttattgcagcaattgcagctcaagttacgtttgccttttgctttatCGCTGCAGGTTTGTCCGGTGGACTTGACACGCTCCGTGCccagcaatggcaatgccaataCCAGCTCAGCTTCAACTAGCGCCGCCAGCGATCGTGAGGCCACCAAGCGTTTGGCCTTCTCGGTGGAGAATATACTGGATCCCAATAAGTTTACGggcaacaatagcaaagcagccgcagcggcagcagctgctgcagccttTGGACATGCGCGTCCTTGGGGCTATGAGCGCGATGAGGATATGCAGGAGCAGCTGGATGATGAGCATAGCGAGGACATGTCTGGtaagtgtctgtctgtcatttatttatataagatATTATATTAGAAAAGTATTGCTCTGAATTCAAGCCAGAAATCTAGTTTggctttcgctctctctcgctctctacaATTCTCAATTTCGTCGGTAGCTTGGCAACTGCAAACTGTTCCACACACTCTCCATATCCAACTCCATttgttttactatttttttttacttactcTCTCGCTTAGAAATCTTTATTTGtctatgtgtttgtgtttggggGTCGCTTGCGTATTTAAACTGCTAGCAGCTGCCTGCTGgtatgttttgattttgattttgtttgccttttagtccacacactcacactcgcacacacactaaatTCAAGTTGCCATTTTGCACGAGCAcagatttttgtgtgttgcctgCTTTCAGGCGCAAGTCACGTACACACTCCCACACGAATATTTCGGGGGGTTGTTCataaaagcatttatatttttgcatgctGGTCTGTgagacaagcaaacaaatgcgctAAACAAAACGTGGCTTTGCCTAGAGGAAATACTTGGCTTAGTTCGTTGTATGCAGACTGCAGTCAGTTCAGATTTTTGGGGATTTGGCCATtggaatttgttttaattgattgattgatgttTTAATTGGGGAAAAGCAATTGCTATATATGGATTTTGTTTGCTACCTTTTGCcttatgttgtttttttttatttgggtttgtttttcttattttttcttttgcccaAACTGTTGGCTAACATTTTTgctgaaaattaattgattttcatgCTTGGCTCGCTGCAAAGAAATtgctcaaataaaaatttgcaaatttgattGAAGTTGTTTGCTGCTACACCAGTTGGGGGAGCAGCTAACGCTAAGCTGCGCCAAAATACAAGCTCAGCTAAGAGTGGTTATAAGAGTGataagtgggcgtggctggggTGTGAAGCATTGTGTGCTAGTCAAGTTTTTATGGGTTTTATTTGCAAGTTCTGTTGATGAAGGCAACACGAGCTTGAGGTAAacatgttttaaataaaaagtttatcaGCATAGCTAGCAATTATATATGCGaatcaaatttattacattattataGTTGCTTAGCTTGCGTGCTAGTTTAGCtgcttcatttaatttataattagcaGCAGACATATTTGGCTTTAATCAACTGCCATGTTGCAACACTAGCGCACTCGTTagctatgcacacacacacacacacatgcaaacaaaaacaaggcACTCCATTTATTGGCCACTTCGTTAAGCGCTTATGTAGGAAATTATAAACACAGCAAAATGGCGAACAGACCCAACATCATtatcagcaacaaattatcGGCCATTGCTGGTCGCTGCTCGctgagtttgttgtttgtgcatttgtgtttgtgttaataaaacacaattaaGTTCATCAATGGCCAACTGTGTGCGAGGCCAGGCTGCCAGGCGCGCACATAACTGCTAATAAAGGCGAGTGAATGGACGCGCCAACGACCCCAACAACAGACTGAACAGGCGCGGATAATGAAGCTGGTAATGAttacgctgttgttgttgttgctggggaTGTTGCTGTGGTGTGTGTTATGGTACAGTTCAAGTTTACAGCCAATGTACAGTTGAAGTGAGACAGACAGcccattacgtatacgcactgtgtgTAGCGTTTGTCGcctggcgctgctgccatAGTCATTAATTAGCAAGGTACTTAATTACCGCACATTCATTAGCCGCTTCAATGCTgcccaacaaaacaaaagcgtacGCGTGCGAAAGAGACAATAATAAGcatgcaaatacacacacacacgcgcactcGAACGTTACtccatttaattttatggcttttgtCAGGTGCTAATGCTCGCTGCATTTCGCTTTAGCGTAATTATTGCGGCCTATTGTGTTTTGCGACTAATTAGATTTTATGCGCTGCTATCTCAGCGCATGCAactgtctgtctcgctctattGACTGCACTCTGTGCacattgttaaatatttcataaacaaTACGCATATGCTGaccaatttgttgctgttgctgttggcttgtCAGCTTGTCAAGTCTCCAAGGcgccatttgttgctgtttcctAGGCGcatagcaatttgcatttcatttaaattgcaaaacaaaacaacccAGCATACAAACTAACAACTGCACTAAAAGCAGCGCTGAAAAgccgcagcacacacacatacagcacacacacatacgtgtgtgtgaTACGAGTTTATGTGTAAAAAACTTTAGCTAGCAAAACAACATGCAGTACAAGAATCTAGTAGCGTGCATAATACTACGTGCCCCCAAAAGTCATATGAAAAAACATGCGATAACTAAGTGGGCATACAGCTCAAGGGGGTTGGGGGGATGGTTGGGGTGGCTGGGTATCGCATAAAATGGTTATGtggcaacatttaaatgtggGTGGCTGTTTTTCGAGCGCAGCTAACGTTGCAACCcccaaaaaagtaaaatggcTGCGAAAACTTTTATTCTTTTCAGCACTCAATTTGGCGCaagctctcttgctctctctcactcactcacacacacacatccagcCAATGTCAATGcatgtatactatatatatacatatatatagcatactttGTTCTCAACGACTACTGCTGTGCCATGCCTTGCAGACTTTGCTGCGTGTCTGAGCAATTTCTGTTGGTTTCTACgctcaagttttttttttttttggtaaagTTAGGCGACAATTTTCATAGCAATTTTGCTAGCGAGGCTCAAGGCTCAGTCGCCTTTTTATAACCGTCATCAGCaactcatttattattttatgaaaatggcaaaatgAGACGACAAATGCTCCCCGGGGTCGCATTGGGCTGGCGTATGCGATTACGATTATAATGATTTCGACAAtaaagttgcacacacacacagacagacacagacacagcaactcacacttaaatttaaaagccatTTTGTAAgcgtagctgtgtgtgtgtgtgtgtgttggtaaaTTATACGCTGCTTGCGGTAATTAACACTCAGATTTCATAATTAAGTTTATGGCCTTAAATTTGACGTTGTCGTCTGTGCGCGTCCCTTATGACTCTTATGCGAGCCTATATTGATCAAGATATGATTTAATATCATAATCAAatattatagtttaatatacTGGCGTATCAGCaagcttataaaattctttaaagcttaatgtttattatttttaacatatattttCAGCTGTGCGTAAGCCAAGTtcgtttgcaattttattggcTTTCTCGCTTTCTTTGTTGTCAACTGacttgcgctttaatttaaattgttatggTTATTGTCGTTGTCGAGCTGTAGTCGAGCAATATTTGGCTTTTGGCAATGAGTGCGGCCTTTGTGTGTTGCCCCAGCTTGATTGCTGAGCTTTCATTCGGTTTGGTGTGCATTTAAGACTTTAAAGCGTTAAGCTCTTAATCAGCTTTAACCAAATCAAATTCACACATTTCTCAAATTGAAGTTCTTATCTGACTGAGACTGCAGCTAATcttcaaataaattagttagttcaataatcaatgtgcATAGCATGCAGCTAGttaatatgtatgcataatcCCTTTCAGTATAATTAAACCAAAGCAAGGCCaatgcctgcctgcctgtctgttTGTAGCCAGACAACACACATACGCCCTGTTGTGCAGTCCACCCTTATTAAACAGCCACCCTACAGCCGCCGCCGTCGGCAGTTTACTGCGGTTGCAGCGCTTATTAACCAGTTGTGGCTGCGGCAACTGTTTAGAGgtcgctcttgctctcactCTTTGCGCTGTCTGCTGGCAAATCGACTTTTCGCGTTTATTTGCCAACGCATTAAgcgactgtctgtctgactgtctgtctgtctgtttgtgcTGTTTGTAGGCAGCAGGTTAATTCAATCGACTCAAACCAATTGTGGTCAGCGTAGCTGTTGTCGCTGGCATGTTGATCAAAAGGGTATTGATGAGTTTCAGCGCAGGCATCTAATGTGCCATTAATGCATATCAAAGTGGCTGCAAACACTCCACAGCCCATTGACCAAGCGCGGTagtcatttgcatttgaaaggACACAACATGAGCCTGCTGCACAGGCAAAAtcgttaaatattaaatgaagcGTTCATGTTAATTTTCTGTTTAATTGGCGTTGCTttcgctctggctctggcgcaCTTCTAGCCAGGCTAATTACATGCAAACACGGCGCCAAACATGTTGACCAATTATCAGCGTGCACTGCAGCACAGCTGCCCACATtcccagctcagctcagcatcCACTTTGCTGTGGGGTTGACAACAAAAGGGTTGCAATGTCTTGTGCTGCTTGTAGATAATTTGTTaacaagcaaaagttgaaGAACTTAATGCTTGGGAGCTTATAGGCTTAGTGCTTAACCTAACCAAAAATAGCgcctaaataaatttagacaAAGAGCATGCGATACGCAGCAACGTGTTGCTGGTAATCAATATGCTCGATAAAGACTGCGGCTCTGAgccttaattgaattttgattgCCGCATCATTGCAATCAATTCCAGCATGGGCGTGGGCATACAATTCACATGTGCGGCAACATGTGCAACAAAATTCCAATTAATTTGCGGTGATTGATTTCCGCTTACAAATCTCTTGGTCATTGGCCAGTGGGCAGTTTGATTGAtgatgccgctgctgttgttgtcttatgcaaaaagtataaaaacgtataaattgctttaacttGCAGCTCAGGATCTCAATGACATGGATCAGGATGATATGTGCGATGATGGCAGCGACATTGATGATCCCAGCAGCGAAACTGATTCCAAAAAAGGCGGCAGTCGCAACGGCGATGGCAAATCccaaggcggcggcggtggctcCAAGCCGCGACGTGCGCGCACCGCCTTCACCTATGAGCAGCTGGTGTCGCTAGAgaataaattcaaaactaCGCGCTATCTAAGCGTCTGCGAGCGACTCAATCTGGCGCTGAGTCTGAGCCTAACTGAAACACAGGTTAGTTAGCAGTTAGCTTGTCTGaagtaaactttattttaatgctattgGCGCTCTGCAGGTTAAAATTTGGTTTCAGAATCGCCGCACCAAGTGGAAGAAACAAAATCCGGGCATGGATGTCAACAGTCCgacgctgccgccgcctgcgGGCGGCTCCTTTGGACCCGGTGCCTATGCCAGCAGTCTGCTCTATCCACATGCCGTGCCCTATCCACCCTACGGACCCTACTTCCATCCTTTGGGCGCTCACCATTTGGGGCATTCGCACTCATAAAATTGCAAGATGCAACAGCGTTTGTTGCAACTATTTGAAAAGCGTGCCAAAACAGCGGATGCTAGCGCTATGTAAATGTTACTAACTATGCTTTAAGTGTTGTCCCCGCCTCTGTATATAGCTCTTgtaaaaatgcttaaactaaacttaaactaaagtAGTGCTTAAATTGCTTAGACAAGCGTTGCTGGCTTATAACTTaactaaatgtatatgtaattatttctaaatttaagtgtaaagcaaaatcaaaaaaaccCACGcaagaaaaaactaaaaaatttacattaatataatgtgcaaaaataaacattttgaatattaacaGCAGCGAGTTTAATACGGGGCGGGCTTTTGggctaaaaacaatttatcgCTGCTACGCACATCGGCTatagctatctcgctctcgctctcttatgCCGCCGTGTGAAATGACAGGACAACTCAAGCCAAGTCAagtgtaaaattttaaatttgcttctcatttgacgcacacacacacacacaaagacagacagagagtCGCACTCGTATTCAATTATGTGGCAAACAAATTCGAAATTTCTTAATCCGATTTGGGTGATAcaatgccgcagcagcaatgttggcCCGGCTCGCTTGTCAAAACAGTGACAAGCGCATGAATAAATTCACGGACTCACACCTTGTGACCCATTGATATTATAATAACTCGCTGACTGCAGTGCTGGGTACCCTTGTCTGTGCCTGGGCTGGGCCTGGGCCAGCATTAATTGAAACAGAAATCCACGCAtggccagcaacagcaacggcagcaattTTCGTCATTGACTGCGTCTGACATTGTCACAcgtaacaaaaacaaacaagcgtcAGTGTACAAGGATATGCCGGAAATCCTTTTATATCTATTACTccgccgccaccgctgccGCCAGCCCCTGAGCCGAGCCAGCGCTTGAGCTCTGTGTGAAAAGCCACGCGACACGCGCATAAGAATTTCAAGTGTGAATTCGCacatttgattgcatttgcgGCTCAGCCTCTTAAAAAcagccaaccacccacacacatatacacacacacaggcacacacacaggcacacacacaggcacacacataaactTACGCTCGAGTTAAGTCTGTGCTATAGAATTATTCCTTTTTATTCGTTTTTGCTGCTAGCGaccatttgcataaataatttattaaaaatttgcttttacatttgtttaaagctttgcttaaGTACTTTGCAATTAGTCGCCCAAATCCCATTTGATGcatacttacacacacacacacacacgcacacagttaGTGCTGTGCATATTATGCATGTTCTAGCCCAtaggtgtgtgtatgtatgtgtgtgttaatttcTGTAAATGTAAGTCACTAAATTATTCAGCTGCAGACATGCGAGCtattttccacacacacagatactgcgtatgtgtgtgtgtattttccCCAAAAGCGGATGCCAGAATGCGcgtttaatttgcatacaattaaatgcaaaatttagtTGCACTTACTTATGAGACGAGCATAGAGTTTAGTAAAACTTTTCCAAACATTATGTAGTTTATtcaatatgaaatataaatagtaaGGCTAAAACATTATAGAGTGTTGACTGCATAAACGGAAGAAAAGACagaatcaaaaataaataaataattaattttcataactGTAACTTAGTCAAAACTAAGTctgattgatttatttgacACTCTGGAAATACATTGAACaacttttgaaaatttgttaatcttaaatttaaatttaaaatcttaaaaacTCACAAAGCAACGAATTTGatgtttgatatttaaatttatcattttatttctaatacatatttt encodes:
- the LOC108604843 gene encoding homeobox protein slou, yielding MVMLQSPAQKLNSDNIGSQPTAVGGLMSPNSHPDSPKSNTSPELANTGGNSNSNSNNSSSSNSELLNVNSSSANATAAKIPKFIISASAQCVKQEQDLRFNIERLKQMSSEGSLLSRLSPNAEQQDKEKSNNNNNSSNNNNNIINARRSQSPPSAGGFNLPVQQRKLLELNAVRHLARPEPLQHPHAALLQQHPHLLQNPQFLAAAAAQQQHMQQQQQHQHHHHQHHHPAHPHAHLPAGAVFQLRAPVAPPSPAASPLSPPTSPGSGAAQHTPVDPTVNLPPAPHSSQTAAAPQPPSSAAASDMDLERIKLVAAVANARSNQQQQQQQQQQQQAPCPATASSSSSTSPPTGRDLSDYGFRIQLGGLAAAAAAAAATSRQIAAANYARSDTSEELNVDGNDEDSNDGSGSHSTPSVCPVDLTRSVPSNGNANTSSASTSAASDREATKRLAFSVENILDPNKFTGNNSKAAAAAAAAAAFGHARPWGYERDEDMQEQLDDEHSEDMSAQDLNDMDQDDMCDDGSDIDDPSSETDSKKGGSRNGDGKSQGGGGGSKPRRARTAFTYEQLVSLENKFKTTRYLSVCERLNLALSLSLTETQVKIWFQNRRTKWKKQNPGMDVNSPTLPPPAGGSFGPGAYASSLLYPHAVPYPPYGPYFHPLGAHHLGHSHS